One Brassica napus cultivar Da-Ae chromosome C4, Da-Ae, whole genome shotgun sequence genomic region harbors:
- the LOC111215258 gene encoding dof zinc finger protein DOF2.2-like isoform X3, whose product MVFSSVSSFLDPPINWPQSANSNNHPNHPHQLHPQETGNLVGGHRVHSHQFPPQNPNPNHNHVDTTVDPAGLSGSVTERARLAKNSHPPEGPLNCPRCNSANTKFCYFNNYNLTQPRHFCKACRRYWTQGGALRNVPVGGGCRRNKKAKPGNSKSSASSQNKQSTSMVNAPSPTTNSNIQLRTNSQLPFLPTLQNLTQLGGFFHGANTSGPVMANNNNSESNIMTSLGSANHFAMLDRSMGLYSFPNEGNMVLSSSTASRVSQTAPVKMEETHVGSISRPDSGLSSAGNQSNQYWPGLSLPGSSSNDQQQHLM is encoded by the exons ATGGTTTTCTCATCCGTCTCAAGCTTTTTAGATCCACCAATTAATTGGCCACAG TCTGCGAATTCTAATAATCATCCTAATCATCCTCATCAGCTCCATCCACAAGAAACTGGAAATTTAGTTGGTGGCCATCGAGTACACTCTCACCAGTTCCCGCcacaaaaccctaaccctaaccaCAACCATGTTGACACCACAGTTGATCCCGCCGGTCTCAGCGGATCAGTGACTGAGAGAGCGAGGCTAGCTAAGAACTCTCATCCGCCTGAGGGACCCCTAAACTGCCCTCGATGTAACTCAGCCAACACCAAGTTCTGTTACTTCAACAACTACAACCTCACGCAGCCACGCCACTTCTGCAAGGCTTGCCGCCGCTACTGGACACAAGGCGGCGCTTTGAGGAACGTCCCTGTTGGAGGTGGCTGCCGGAGAAACAAGAAGGCTAAGCCCGGAAATTCAAAGTCTTCCGCCTCCTCACAGAACAAGCAGTCAACCTCTATGGTCAACGCTCCAAGTCCTACAACAAATAGTAATATCCAGTTACGAACAAATAGCCAACTACCGTTTTTGCCCACTCTACAGAACCTCACTCAACTCGGTG ggtttttccATGGAGCTAATACTTCGGGTCCGGTCATggctaacaacaacaacagtgaGAGTAACATTATGACGTCTCTTGGATCAGCTAACCACTTTGCTATGTTAGATCGATCCATGGGATTATATTCTTTCCCTAATGAGGGCAACATGGTATTATCTTCTTCCACAGCTTCTAGGGTTTCTCAAACAGCTCCAGTAAAAATGGAAGAAACCCATGTGGGTAGTATAAGCCGGCCGGATTCGGGTTTGTCATCTGCGGGCAATCAATCCAACCAATACTGGCCCGGTTTGAGTCTCCCTGGTTCTTCTTCTAACGATCAGCAGCAGCACCTAATGTGA
- the LOC111215258 gene encoding dof zinc finger protein DOF2.2-like isoform X1: MVFSSVSSFLDPPINWPQSANSNNHPNHPHQLHPQETGNLVGGHRVHSHQFPPQNPNPNHNHVDTTVDPAGLSGSVTERARLAKNSHPPEGPLNCPRCNSANTKFCYFNNYNLTQPRHFCKACRRYWTQGGALRNVPVGGGCRRNKKAKPGNSKSSASSQNKQSTSMVNAPSPTTNSNIQLRTNSQLPFLPTLQNLTQLGGIGLNLAAINGNSVGNGNTSSSFFNDLGFFHGANTSGPVMANNNNSESNIMTSLGSANHFAMLDRSMGLYSFPNEGNMVLSSSTASRVSQTAPVKMEETHVGSISRPDSGLSSAGNQSNQYWPGLSLPGSSSNDQQQHLM, translated from the exons ATGGTTTTCTCATCCGTCTCAAGCTTTTTAGATCCACCAATTAATTGGCCACAG TCTGCGAATTCTAATAATCATCCTAATCATCCTCATCAGCTCCATCCACAAGAAACTGGAAATTTAGTTGGTGGCCATCGAGTACACTCTCACCAGTTCCCGCcacaaaaccctaaccctaaccaCAACCATGTTGACACCACAGTTGATCCCGCCGGTCTCAGCGGATCAGTGACTGAGAGAGCGAGGCTAGCTAAGAACTCTCATCCGCCTGAGGGACCCCTAAACTGCCCTCGATGTAACTCAGCCAACACCAAGTTCTGTTACTTCAACAACTACAACCTCACGCAGCCACGCCACTTCTGCAAGGCTTGCCGCCGCTACTGGACACAAGGCGGCGCTTTGAGGAACGTCCCTGTTGGAGGTGGCTGCCGGAGAAACAAGAAGGCTAAGCCCGGAAATTCAAAGTCTTCCGCCTCCTCACAGAACAAGCAGTCAACCTCTATGGTCAACGCTCCAAGTCCTACAACAAATAGTAATATCCAGTTACGAACAAATAGCCAACTACCGTTTTTGCCCACTCTACAGAACCTCACTCAACTCGGTGGTATCGGTTTGAACTTAGCCGCTATTAATGGAAATAGTGTTGGAAACGGTAACACTAGTTCAAGTTTCTTTaatgatttagggtttttccATGGAGCTAATACTTCGGGTCCGGTCATggctaacaacaacaacagtgaGAGTAACATTATGACGTCTCTTGGATCAGCTAACCACTTTGCTATGTTAGATCGATCCATGGGATTATATTCTTTCCCTAATGAGGGCAACATGGTATTATCTTCTTCCACAGCTTCTAGGGTTTCTCAAACAGCTCCAGTAAAAATGGAAGAAACCCATGTGGGTAGTATAAGCCGGCCGGATTCGGGTTTGTCATCTGCGGGCAATCAATCCAACCAATACTGGCCCGGTTTGAGTCTCCCTGGTTCTTCTTCTAACGATCAGCAGCAGCACCTAATGTGA
- the LOC111215258 gene encoding dof zinc finger protein DOF2.2-like isoform X2, with the protein MSANSNNHPNHPHQLHPQETGNLVGGHRVHSHQFPPQNPNPNHNHVDTTVDPAGLSGSVTERARLAKNSHPPEGPLNCPRCNSANTKFCYFNNYNLTQPRHFCKACRRYWTQGGALRNVPVGGGCRRNKKAKPGNSKSSASSQNKQSTSMVNAPSPTTNSNIQLRTNSQLPFLPTLQNLTQLGGIGLNLAAINGNSVGNGNTSSSFFNDLGFFHGANTSGPVMANNNNSESNIMTSLGSANHFAMLDRSMGLYSFPNEGNMVLSSSTASRVSQTAPVKMEETHVGSISRPDSGLSSAGNQSNQYWPGLSLPGSSSNDQQQHLM; encoded by the exons ATG TCTGCGAATTCTAATAATCATCCTAATCATCCTCATCAGCTCCATCCACAAGAAACTGGAAATTTAGTTGGTGGCCATCGAGTACACTCTCACCAGTTCCCGCcacaaaaccctaaccctaaccaCAACCATGTTGACACCACAGTTGATCCCGCCGGTCTCAGCGGATCAGTGACTGAGAGAGCGAGGCTAGCTAAGAACTCTCATCCGCCTGAGGGACCCCTAAACTGCCCTCGATGTAACTCAGCCAACACCAAGTTCTGTTACTTCAACAACTACAACCTCACGCAGCCACGCCACTTCTGCAAGGCTTGCCGCCGCTACTGGACACAAGGCGGCGCTTTGAGGAACGTCCCTGTTGGAGGTGGCTGCCGGAGAAACAAGAAGGCTAAGCCCGGAAATTCAAAGTCTTCCGCCTCCTCACAGAACAAGCAGTCAACCTCTATGGTCAACGCTCCAAGTCCTACAACAAATAGTAATATCCAGTTACGAACAAATAGCCAACTACCGTTTTTGCCCACTCTACAGAACCTCACTCAACTCGGTGGTATCGGTTTGAACTTAGCCGCTATTAATGGAAATAGTGTTGGAAACGGTAACACTAGTTCAAGTTTCTTTaatgatttagggtttttccATGGAGCTAATACTTCGGGTCCGGTCATggctaacaacaacaacagtgaGAGTAACATTATGACGTCTCTTGGATCAGCTAACCACTTTGCTATGTTAGATCGATCCATGGGATTATATTCTTTCCCTAATGAGGGCAACATGGTATTATCTTCTTCCACAGCTTCTAGGGTTTCTCAAACAGCTCCAGTAAAAATGGAAGAAACCCATGTGGGTAGTATAAGCCGGCCGGATTCGGGTTTGTCATCTGCGGGCAATCAATCCAACCAATACTGGCCCGGTTTGAGTCTCCCTGGTTCTTCTTCTAACGATCAGCAGCAGCACCTAATGTGA
- the LOC106381103 gene encoding U-box domain-containing protein 12 — MAKTELAKILIESVKEIASISDHRPPMKIHCAHLSRRLKLLLPMLEEIRDCKNSLPEESMMKALLSLRESLLHAKDLLIYISQVSKIYLVLERDQVMVRFQKVTALLEQALSEIPYQSLEISDELQEQVELVLVQLRRSIGKGRGEKYDDELYKDLLSLYDGATDSEILRRVAEKLQLMTVTDLTEESLALLDMLSTSGGDDPGESFEKMMMLLKNIKDFVQTYNPNLDDVPLRSKPSLSKAQDEDEKNVPEDFRCPISLKLISDPVIVSSGQTYDRECIKKWLEEGNTTCPKTQVTLTSDTVTPNYALRSLIAQWCESNGIEPPKRPNNPQPSSKASSSSSSSTSFSPPSDEQLKIEALLCKLTSQRPEEQRSAAGEIRLLAKQNNHNRVVLAASGAIPLLVSLLMNFDDPRTQEHAVTSILNLSIFQENKGRIISTFGAVPGIVQVLKKGSMEARENAAATLFSLSVIDENKVTIGAAGAIPPLVNLLSEGSQRGKKDAGTALFNLCIFQGNKGKAVRAGLVPVLMRLLTEPEGRMVDEALAILAILSSHPEGKVVVGAADAVAFMVDFIRSGSPRNKENAAAVLVQLCSWDPQYLIEAEKLGVMGCLIEMAENGTDRGKRKAAQLLNCFSRFNEQQKQSGLGVEDQVSLI; from the exons ATGGCGAAAACAGAGCTAGCAAAGATCTTAATCGAATCAGTAAAAGAGATCGCTTCGATTTCAGATCACCGTCCACCGATGAAGATACACTGCGCCCATCTCTCCCGGCGATTAAAGCTCCTCCTTCCCATGTTGGAAGAGATCAGAGACTGCAAAAACTCTCTCCCTGAAGAATCGATGATGAAGGCTTTGCTATCTCTCAGAGAATCGCTCCTCCATGCCAAGGATCTGCTTATTTATATAAGCCAAGTCAGCAAGATTTACCTG GTGTTGGAGAGAGACCAAGTCATGGTTAGATTCCAGAAAGTGACAGCTTTGTTAGAACAAGCATTGAGTGAGATTCCTTACCAGAGTCTTGAAATTTCAGATGAGCTTCAAGAACAG GTTGAGCTTGTTCTAGTTCAGTTAAGAAGATCGATTGGCAAAGGCCGCGGCGAGAAGTACGATGACGAGCTGTATAAAGACCTTCTATCTCTTTACGACGGTGCAACAGACTCTGAGATCCTCAGGAGAGTGGCTGAGAAGCTTCAACTGATGACTGTAACCGACCTTACGGAAGAGTCTTTGGCTTTACTTGACATGCTTAGTACCAGCGGCGGTGACGATCCTGGCGAAAGCTTTGAGAAGATGATGATGCTTCTCAAGAATATCAAGGACTTTGTGCAAACTTATAATCCTAACTTGGATGACGTTCCATTGAGATCAAAACCGTCGCTTTCTAAGGCACAAGATGAAGATGAGAAGAATGTTCCTGAAGATTTCCGCTGTCCGATTTCGCTCAAGTTGATTAGTGATCCTGTCATTGTTTCTTCAGGGCAG acatATGATCGTGAATGCATTAAGAAATGGCTAGAAGAAGGAAACACCACGTGTCCAAAGACTCAAGTAACGCTAACAAGCGACACCGTCACACCGAACTATGCTCTAAGAAGCCTTATAGCTCAATGGTGTGAATCCAATGGCATCGAACCTCCAAAacgtcccaacaatcctcaaCCGAGTAGTaaagcctcctcctcctcttcctcttcgaCTTCCTTCTCACCTCCTTCTGATGAACAGTTGAAGATCGAAGCACTCCTATGTAAGCTCACTTCACAACGCCCCGAAGAGCAAAGATCCGCCGCAGGAGAAATCCGCCTCCTAGCAAAACAGAACAACCATAACCGAGTCGTCCTCGCTGCATCAGGCGCCATTCCTCTTCTAGTGAGTCTCCTCATGAACTTCGATGACCCCCGGACGCAAGAACACGCCGTGACGTCGATCCTTAACCTCTCGATATTTCAAGAGAACAAAGGAAGGATCATCTCTACGTTTGGAGCGGTTCCGGGGATCGTTCAAGTGCTCAAGAAAGGAAGCATGGAAGCTAGAGAAAACGCGGCGGCTACACTTTTCAGCCTCTCGGTTATAGACGAGAACAAAGTGACGATAGGCGCGGCTGGAGCCATCCCTCCGCTTGTGAACTTGCTGAGCGAAGGGTCACAGAGAGGCAAGAAAGATGCAGGGACTGCTCTGTTCAATCTCTGTATATTTCAAGGGAACAAAGGGAAAGCTGTGAGGGCCGGTTTAGTTCCGGTGCTAATGCGGTTACTAACAGAACCGGAGGGAAGAATGGTCGATGAAGCATTAGCTATATTGGCTATACTATCGAGTCATCCTGAAGGGAAAGTAGTGGTTGGAGCGGCTGATGCTGTTGCCTTTATGGTTGATTTTATTAGAAGCGGGTCGCCGCGGAACAAAGAGAACGCAGCTGCGGTGTTAGTCCAGTTGTGTTCATGGGATCCGCAGTATTTGATTGAAGCTGAGAAGTTAGGGGTAATGGGGTGTTTAATAGAAATGGCTGAGAATGGTACTGACAGAGGGAAGCGCAAAGCGGCACAGTTACTTAACTGCTTTAGCCGTTTTAATGAACAGCAGAAGCAGTCTGGTTTGGGTGTAGAAGATCAAGTCTCTCTGATCTGA